AAGGCGGCCGACAAGGCGCGCGACCGGGCCTGATCCGCGGATGGTGGTGGGCGTGGTGGTGTGGGAGCTTCACATCCCCGGGTGCGCGTCCCTCAAGGACAAGCGCGCGGTGGTAAAGAGCCTCAAGGATCGCCTCCACGCCCGGTTCAACGTTTCCGCCGCGGAAACGGCGCACCAGGATCTGCTGCAGCGGGCTGAACTGTCGGTGGCCGTGGTTGCCACGGACCGCCGACAGGCCCAGTCGGTTCTTTCCTCCGCCGACGGCATGGTGGAGGGCCGGGCGCGGATCATCGATTCGTACACGACGTTCTACTAGACGGCGGGGAGAGAAGGGGACGGGGCGGGGGCTGGGCGGCAACGGCTTTGCTGTTGATGGCCGGCTCCCGGGCACCGCGTCCCGGCCTCCCCGCCTTTTTTTCTTTTGCCAGGCAGCACGAACATGCCCAAGTTCAGGCGGACGGACCGCATCAACGAGCAGCTCAAGCAGGAAATCAGCATCCTGGTGCGCGACGAGGTGCGCGACCC
The Longimicrobium terrae genome window above contains:
- a CDS encoding DUF503 domain-containing protein, which produces MVVGVVVWELHIPGCASLKDKRAVVKSLKDRLHARFNVSAAETAHQDLLQRAELSVAVVATDRRQAQSVLSSADGMVEGRARIIDSYTTFY